The following proteins are co-located in the Flammeovirga kamogawensis genome:
- a CDS encoding glycosyltransferase family protein, translated as MNNKFLTKYSWVFVIPVFLILSVIYFNPSFFEGKSLRQSDLIHFQGMSHASQVEAEKTGESPLWNTAMFSGMPELLFSSLKGDPTHVLFASSMLGLQSTYESAMTVFLLMSCLWIALMCFRVNPWVGMFISAAFAMNTFYITSLEAGHMTKLWAIGYGAIVLGGMKLLFDKKWLVGVALIAASVTLELRATHYQITYYLIFVCIIYGLTELFFYYKNGELNIFLTRVIPLGILAAGLGASTQLWKVWTTKEYSEYSIRGKKELTPLPGQESNHTEEGLDKDYAFSWSEGKMESLTLIAPNFYGGSSQENISKDGPMAAQLEKAAGKQQAQSIINNPNFKLPLYFGEQPFTGGPIYQGAILSFLFILALFILDKRERNWLIGGVLITAMFAWGKHLQWFNYSLFDILPGMNKFRTPAMSLGVTCIVMAMGAALGFDKIIKDGWNEKTQKAALNAAGVTVGLLAIMWIGAGFIDVSGPRDAQIFQQMFGIKDPNIIRQFTNALDAERVAMMRGDVGRSIFFVLVAIAVLFAYSKKKLSMALTVLIVGFLTLGDVWGVAKRYINDASFQKTNNKEVHVPTAADQRILRDKDPNYRVLNLTTNVFNEANTSYFHKSIGGYFAAKLRRYQDLIERELPREMQTLGEAIQKGDTLAIKATPALNMLNMKYTILGTDANAIYQNPNALGHAWFVDKVLKVSSPDEEIEALPAIDPSIQAIVDTNKFPNANISTSKSIGDKIELVNFHQRRIKYKSQSAKGGFGVFSEVYYPAGWVARIDGEPVDIICANYVLRGLHIPAGTHEITFDFDPDSYVIGGTISKISGYITLLLLVVAMGFTAYNYKKK; from the coding sequence ATGAACAACAAATTTTTAACAAAGTATAGCTGGGTATTTGTAATACCAGTTTTTCTCATTCTTAGTGTTATATATTTTAACCCTTCATTTTTTGAAGGGAAATCATTACGTCAGAGTGATTTAATCCACTTTCAAGGGATGTCTCATGCATCTCAAGTAGAAGCAGAAAAAACAGGAGAGTCTCCTTTATGGAATACTGCAATGTTTTCTGGAATGCCAGAGTTACTCTTTTCAAGCTTAAAAGGTGATCCCACTCACGTATTGTTTGCAAGTTCAATGCTAGGTCTTCAGAGTACATATGAGAGTGCAATGACTGTATTTTTATTAATGTCCTGTTTATGGATTGCATTAATGTGTTTTAGAGTAAACCCATGGGTAGGAATGTTTATTTCTGCAGCTTTTGCAATGAATACCTTTTATATAACCTCTCTAGAAGCCGGTCACATGACAAAATTGTGGGCAATAGGTTACGGAGCAATCGTGTTAGGTGGTATGAAACTACTTTTTGATAAAAAGTGGTTAGTTGGTGTAGCATTGATAGCTGCAAGTGTTACTTTAGAACTTAGAGCTACGCACTATCAAATTACTTATTATTTGATTTTTGTGTGTATTATATATGGCCTCACTGAGCTGTTTTTCTATTACAAAAATGGCGAACTTAATATCTTTTTAACTAGAGTTATACCTTTAGGAATTTTAGCGGCAGGGTTGGGTGCTTCTACCCAATTATGGAAAGTCTGGACAACTAAAGAGTATTCAGAATATTCTATTAGAGGAAAAAAGGAGTTAACACCTCTTCCAGGTCAGGAATCTAACCATACCGAAGAAGGTTTGGATAAAGATTATGCTTTTAGTTGGAGTGAAGGGAAAATGGAATCTTTAACTTTGATTGCTCCTAACTTTTATGGAGGAAGTAGTCAAGAAAATATTTCTAAAGATGGTCCTATGGCTGCACAATTAGAAAAAGCAGCAGGTAAGCAACAAGCTCAATCTATAATTAATAACCCAAATTTTAAATTGCCACTTTATTTTGGTGAACAACCCTTTACAGGTGGACCAATATATCAAGGAGCAATTTTATCATTCTTATTTATATTAGCCCTTTTTATTTTAGATAAAAGGGAAAGAAATTGGTTGATTGGAGGAGTATTGATTACTGCTATGTTTGCATGGGGTAAACATTTACAATGGTTTAACTATTCATTATTCGATATTCTACCGGGTATGAATAAGTTCAGAACCCCTGCAATGTCTTTAGGTGTTACTTGTATAGTAATGGCAATGGGTGCAGCATTAGGTTTTGATAAAATTATTAAAGATGGTTGGAACGAGAAAACTCAAAAAGCAGCATTAAATGCAGCAGGTGTTACTGTTGGTTTGTTGGCTATTATGTGGATTGGAGCCGGTTTTATAGATGTAAGTGGGCCTCGTGATGCTCAAATATTTCAGCAAATGTTTGGTATAAAAGATCCAAATATTATTCGTCAATTTACGAATGCATTAGATGCCGAAAGAGTTGCAATGATGAGAGGTGATGTTGGTAGATCTATTTTCTTTGTTTTAGTAGCAATTGCTGTTCTATTTGCTTACTCAAAGAAGAAGTTATCTATGGCGTTAACTGTGTTAATTGTAGGCTTTTTGACATTAGGAGATGTTTGGGGTGTTGCAAAAAGATATATTAATGATGCTTCTTTTCAAAAAACGAATAATAAAGAAGTTCATGTTCCAACGGCTGCTGATCAAAGAATTTTAAGAGATAAAGATCCTAACTACCGTGTGCTTAATTTGACTACTAATGTTTTTAATGAAGCAAATACATCATATTTCCATAAATCTATTGGAGGGTATTTTGCTGCAAAATTAAGACGTTACCAAGATTTAATTGAGCGAGAATTACCTAGAGAAATGCAAACATTAGGTGAGGCTATTCAGAAGGGAGATACTTTAGCAATTAAAGCAACACCTGCTTTAAATATGCTTAATATGAAGTATACAATTTTAGGAACTGATGCTAATGCAATTTATCAGAACCCTAACGCGTTAGGGCACGCTTGGTTTGTTGATAAAGTGTTAAAGGTATCATCTCCAGATGAAGAGATTGAAGCTCTTCCTGCAATTGATCCTAGTATTCAGGCAATTGTAGATACAAATAAATTTCCAAATGCTAATATTTCAACATCTAAATCAATTGGTGATAAAATTGAGCTTGTAAATTTTCATCAAAGAAGAATAAAATATAAGTCTCAATCTGCTAAAGGTGGGTTTGGTGTATTTTCTGAAGTATATTATCCTGCAGGTTGGGTTGCAAGAATTGATGGTGAGCCCGTAGATATTATTTGTGCCAATTATGTATTAAGAGGATTACATATTCCAGCAGGAACACATGAGATTACTTTTGATTTTGATCCAGATTCTTATGTTATTGGTGGTACAATTTCTAAAATCTCTGGCTACATCACTTTATTATTATTGGTTGTAGCAATGGGTTTTACGGCTTATAACTATAAGAAAAAATAA
- a CDS encoding CCA tRNA nucleotidyltransferase — MNFKDTLDQNPIFDIVARSAEEVGFKTYLVGGFVRDLLLKRPSKDIDIVCVGSGILLAEAVAKNGGNLPCNTFKNFGTAMVKFDDYEVEFVGARKESYRRESRKPIVEDGTLEDDQNRRDFTINALAISLNKENYGDLVDPFGGVDDLKKKNIITPLEPNITFSDDPLRMMRAIRFASQLSFDIDSDTFDAITENKARIEIVSGERIMDELNKIVLSPLPSYGFKLLFTSGLLELIFPEMANLHGVERRDGKGHKDNFYHTLKVLDNVAEKSDDLWLRWAAILHDIAKPATKRFNQRVGWTFHGHEDKGARMVPGIFKRLKLPLNDKMKFVQKLVRLHLRPIALVKKEVTDSAVRRLLFEAGDDIDALMALCRADITSKDGNKVKKYLSNFDFVESKLVAVEENDQVRNFQPVITGELIMETFDIKPSREVGQIKDQVREAILDGKIKNTLEEAMPFMINIGTELGLSEKEK; from the coding sequence ATCAATTTTAAAGATACATTAGACCAAAATCCTATCTTCGACATTGTCGCTAGAAGTGCTGAAGAGGTAGGTTTTAAAACATATTTAGTTGGTGGATTTGTAAGAGATTTACTTCTTAAAAGACCTTCAAAAGACATCGACATTGTATGTGTTGGAAGTGGCATTTTACTTGCTGAAGCTGTTGCAAAAAATGGAGGCAACCTACCTTGTAATACTTTCAAAAACTTTGGCACTGCCATGGTTAAATTTGATGATTATGAAGTAGAATTTGTTGGGGCAAGAAAAGAATCTTATAGACGAGAATCTCGTAAGCCAATTGTAGAAGATGGTACTCTCGAAGATGACCAAAATAGACGTGATTTTACTATAAATGCTTTAGCTATTTCTTTAAATAAAGAAAACTATGGCGATTTAGTTGATCCTTTTGGAGGTGTTGATGACCTCAAAAAGAAAAATATAATTACTCCTTTAGAGCCAAATATTACTTTTTCAGACGATCCTTTAAGAATGATGAGAGCAATACGCTTTGCTTCTCAATTATCATTTGATATTGATTCAGATACTTTTGATGCTATTACTGAAAATAAGGCACGCATTGAAATTGTTTCTGGAGAACGTATAATGGATGAACTGAATAAAATTGTTTTGTCTCCTCTTCCTTCTTATGGATTTAAACTCCTTTTTACTTCAGGTTTATTAGAACTTATCTTTCCAGAAATGGCCAATTTACATGGCGTTGAAAGACGAGATGGAAAAGGACATAAAGATAATTTCTACCATACATTAAAAGTTTTAGATAACGTTGCCGAAAAATCTGATGATTTATGGCTACGATGGGCTGCAATTCTTCATGACATTGCTAAACCAGCAACAAAGCGTTTTAATCAGAGAGTTGGATGGACCTTCCATGGCCATGAAGACAAAGGTGCAAGAATGGTTCCTGGCATATTTAAAAGATTAAAACTTCCTTTAAATGATAAAATGAAGTTTGTACAGAAATTAGTACGCCTACATTTACGCCCTATCGCATTAGTTAAAAAAGAAGTTACAGATTCTGCAGTACGAAGGTTACTTTTTGAAGCTGGAGACGACATTGATGCTTTAATGGCATTATGTAGAGCTGATATTACTTCTAAAGATGGTAATAAGGTAAAGAAATATTTATCGAATTTCGATTTTGTAGAATCTAAACTAGTTGCAGTTGAAGAAAATGATCAAGTAAGAAATTTCCAACCTGTAATTACAGGGGAGTTAATTATGGAGACATTTGACATCAAACCTTCTAGAGAAGTTGGGCAAATTAAAGATCAAGTTAGAGAAGCAATTCTAGATGGTAAAATCAAAAACACCTTAGAAGAAGCTATGCCCTTTATGATTAATATCGGTACAGAACTGGGATTATCAGAAAAAGAAAAATAA
- a CDS encoding flippase, with amino-acid sequence MSIKQTFINWYKKDGVKSILQNINWLVLDRILRMVGGLLINAWVSRYLGPTKMGIWDISVSVASLFLIFSSFGLDRLAIRNFVNSDRDTTNSNLSVLFSIRSITALIAFLASGAVLQYIADGSQERIIVGWMISSSILVQVFDILTFKLQADLLSKYTVIAKGIGFIISSLLKIICITESLSLEYFVATYLIDFIFGFLILSIIFIRKYPDLEFKFSKTVFKDYWTTFLPLLLSSLAFIIYSKIDQIMIDRMIDETAVGVYTRAVKLNDIAIAIYTIMASSLFPELTKQFNKGIKDLNKSYERICSMLSGLSYIGVIATILLSDFVIEILYGASYAGAADNLKILIIGMIFLYNGGMKGNYLILLNKKKIITITSFASIFINIGMNALLIPKFGANGAAMASVVTLCFVNFLINFLFKDTRIVGKIQFRSFFLVHFIKKYIL; translated from the coding sequence GTGAGTATAAAACAAACATTCATTAATTGGTATAAAAAAGACGGAGTTAAGTCTATTTTACAAAATATTAATTGGCTAGTTTTAGATAGAATCCTCAGAATGGTTGGCGGGTTACTAATTAATGCTTGGGTAAGTAGATACCTTGGACCTACCAAAATGGGTATATGGGATATTTCTGTTTCTGTAGCTTCTTTATTTTTAATATTTTCTAGTTTTGGATTAGACAGATTAGCTATTAGAAACTTTGTAAATAGTGACAGAGATACTACAAATTCTAATTTATCCGTTCTTTTTTCTATTAGATCTATAACTGCTTTAATAGCCTTTCTAGCTAGTGGTGCTGTTTTACAATATATAGCAGATGGGTCTCAAGAGCGTATTATTGTAGGTTGGATGATCTCATCTAGTATTCTTGTGCAAGTTTTTGACATTCTGACCTTTAAATTACAAGCAGATTTACTTTCAAAATATACTGTAATAGCAAAAGGAATTGGCTTTATAATATCATCTTTATTAAAAATAATATGTATTACAGAAAGTCTATCATTGGAGTATTTTGTAGCCACCTATTTAATTGATTTTATATTTGGATTTCTGATCCTGTCTATCATCTTTATTAGAAAATATCCCGATTTAGAATTCAAGTTTTCCAAAACAGTTTTTAAAGACTATTGGACTACCTTTTTACCTCTTCTGTTATCAAGTTTAGCGTTTATCATTTATAGTAAGATAGATCAAATTATGATTGATAGAATGATTGATGAAACTGCCGTTGGTGTTTATACTAGAGCTGTAAAACTAAATGATATTGCTATTGCAATCTATACTATTATGGCTAGTTCACTTTTCCCTGAACTTACAAAACAATTTAATAAAGGAATTAAAGATTTAAATAAGTCTTACGAACGCATCTGTTCAATGCTATCTGGTTTGTCTTATATAGGAGTAATTGCAACTATACTACTTAGTGATTTTGTAATTGAAATACTATACGGTGCCTCTTATGCAGGAGCTGCAGATAACTTAAAAATATTAATTATAGGAATGATATTCTTGTACAACGGAGGTATGAAAGGAAATTACCTGATACTTTTAAATAAAAAGAAAATTATTACTATTACTAGTTTTGCATCTATTTTTATTAATATTGGAATGAATGCTTTATTGATTCCTAAATTTGGAGCAAATGGGGCTGCAATGGCTTCTGTTGTTACTTTGTGTTTTGTAAACTTCTTAATTAATTTCCTTTTTAAGGACACAAGAATAGTTGGTAAAATACAATTTAGATCATTTTTCTTAGTTCATTTTATAAAAAAATATATACTTTGA
- a CDS encoding glycosyltransferase family protein: MNTAPIIVFSYNRSTHTQKVLEALKKNTLFNESPLYLFCDGLKENASEVDRNEHKRIVDIIHNEDNWTKDTTVVVQSQNLGLAKSIVQGVSKVIKKHGSAIILEDDIIVTSGFLAYMNDALQVYKDDPSVMHVNAYLPKSPFQKNKFTNSTFFSSHMSCWGWATWESSWNKFTSDSKQLFKEIEEKDLLSKIDLNGSFIGLEQLQNNIDGKISTWAIKWLATILINNGLCLNPSLSLVQNIGMDGSGVNSGLLFWNPYLTKQTDTITIDKNLSKDTLLGDKYFEKFYRYVNVKGYKRFLIKLYFYILNRIFKVDTL, from the coding sequence ATGAATACTGCTCCAATAATTGTTTTTTCATACAATAGATCAACACATACTCAAAAAGTACTTGAGGCATTAAAAAAAAATACATTATTTAATGAATCTCCTCTGTATTTATTTTGTGATGGGTTAAAAGAGAATGCATCAGAAGTAGATAGGAATGAACATAAGAGAATTGTCGATATTATTCACAATGAAGACAATTGGACAAAAGATACCACTGTTGTAGTACAAAGTCAGAATTTAGGTTTAGCCAAATCTATTGTTCAAGGAGTAAGTAAAGTAATAAAAAAACACGGTTCAGCTATTATTTTAGAAGATGATATTATTGTAACCTCTGGTTTTTTAGCCTACATGAATGATGCACTTCAAGTGTATAAAGACGATCCTAGTGTTATGCATGTTAACGCTTACTTGCCTAAGTCTCCATTTCAGAAAAATAAATTTACAAACAGTACTTTTTTCTCATCCCATATGTCGTGCTGGGGATGGGCAACTTGGGAAAGTTCCTGGAATAAATTCACCTCAGATTCAAAGCAATTATTTAAAGAAATTGAAGAAAAAGATTTATTATCCAAAATAGACCTCAACGGTTCTTTTATTGGTTTAGAACAACTCCAAAATAATATTGATGGTAAGATTAGTACTTGGGCAATTAAATGGCTAGCCACAATTTTAATTAATAATGGACTATGCTTAAACCCTTCACTTTCTTTAGTTCAAAATATTGGAATGGATGGCAGTGGTGTAAATAGTGGATTATTATTTTGGAACCCCTACTTAACCAAACAAACTGATACCATTACAATAGATAAAAATCTATCAAAAGACACCTTATTAGGAGATAAATACTTCGAGAAATTTTACAGATATGTAAATGTAAAAGGGTATAAAAGATTTTTAATTAAGCTGTATTTTTACATCCTTAATCGCATTTTTAAAGTTGATACATTGTAG
- a CDS encoding glycosyltransferase — protein sequence MKIVHVSTYPKGGAANAATRLHEGLLSLGVESKVLCRNQTADDINENYAVNPSIWFRRISTLIKNLKILPNVYIKDDNCENFSFPISSYRLEDDPFVQEADVVVLHWVGDFLDYGSFFKNFKKPVYWFLHDMNPFMGGFHYFEDSQIYRKYASLEKKFLKIKSDAYKLKDNISVIAPSKWLMNASKESDLLGRFKHFHLQYGINPSQLPLIDRSEAREHFKLPKDKKTLLFVSEKVSNRRKGAQLLIDALKKVDFKEDVSILIVGNYDKNIFQSKNIYPVGVLKTPQEMALAYSAADLFVLSSREDNLPNVMLESMFCGTPVMSFAVGGMKDVINSKNGILIDSINVDELATSLASWSSDTNEFNRENIRSYAIKQFDQITQAKKFKQILENKAIEEKLF from the coding sequence ATGAAAATTGTTCACGTAAGTACATATCCAAAAGGAGGAGCTGCCAATGCTGCCACTCGCTTACATGAGGGTCTGTTATCTTTAGGTGTAGAATCAAAAGTTCTTTGTAGGAATCAAACTGCAGATGATATAAATGAAAACTATGCTGTTAATCCATCAATATGGTTTAGAAGAATATCAACTTTGATTAAAAATTTAAAGATTCTTCCAAATGTATATATTAAGGATGATAATTGTGAGAATTTTTCATTTCCAATAAGTTCTTATCGCTTAGAAGATGACCCATTTGTTCAGGAAGCAGATGTTGTTGTTCTACATTGGGTAGGTGATTTTTTAGATTACGGCTCTTTCTTTAAGAATTTTAAAAAACCAGTGTATTGGTTTCTACATGATATGAACCCTTTCATGGGTGGTTTTCATTATTTTGAAGACTCTCAGATTTATAGAAAGTATGCTTCACTAGAAAAGAAGTTTCTGAAAATTAAATCAGATGCTTATAAGCTGAAAGATAATATAAGTGTAATTGCTCCATCAAAATGGTTAATGAATGCCTCTAAGGAAAGCGATCTTTTGGGAAGGTTTAAACACTTTCATTTACAATATGGTATAAATCCAAGCCAATTACCATTAATTGATAGGTCTGAAGCAAGAGAGCATTTTAAATTACCAAAGGATAAGAAAACCTTATTATTTGTAAGTGAAAAAGTATCTAACAGACGGAAAGGAGCTCAATTATTAATAGATGCTTTAAAGAAAGTAGATTTTAAAGAAGATGTTTCTATACTTATAGTAGGTAATTACGATAAAAATATTTTTCAAAGTAAAAATATATATCCCGTTGGCGTATTAAAAACACCACAAGAAATGGCACTAGCTTATTCTGCTGCAGATCTTTTTGTACTTTCTAGCCGAGAAGACAACTTACCTAATGTAATGTTAGAAAGTATGTTTTGCGGTACACCGGTAATGTCTTTTGCTGTTGGGGGGATGAAAGATGTAATAAATAGCAAAAATGGTATATTAATAGATAGTATTAATGTAGATGAATTGGCTACTTCTTTAGCATCTTGGAGTAGTGATACTAATGAATTTAATAGAGAAAATATTCGATCTTACGCTATTAAACAGTTTGATCAGATAACGCAAGCCAAGAAATTCAAACAAATTTTAGAAAATAAAGCAATAGAAGAAAAGTTATTCTAG
- the gldG gene encoding gliding motility-associated ABC transporter substrate-binding protein GldG produces the protein MRKWEDLLSFSAVLLFFIFINIHADKLFFRIDLTEEKRFSINPATERLLEELPSEVTVDVYLDGPLNAEFEHLKLAIQETLDEFKVRSNGKLEYRFIDPNDFSDPRQKQQFQRSIIEKGIPQTTLFDVSANGEQTQRLIFPGALISYKGKQKGVLLLKGNKAKSAQEQINQSIEGVEYELASVIQDMVQSKSKRLAIVQGHDELAPQEIVEFSKAANNKYLVSWVEDLSLLKNFDAILVAQPKKKFSNRDKYHIDQYLIEGGNALFLMDKVQMNTDSIPLGGTYAFGYDLNIDDFLFRIGIRSNINLIQDQQAGLLELVTGNFGDKANIKKLPWPYYIYLNSFSEHPIVRNMDVVYGKFVSSLDTIKSPGMEKTPLLFTSNYSRIRKMPNLVSLDEIKEVNKKELFNSPHLAVAYLLEGKFKSLYANRFPPKGINPSTQIKSSTEKSKIIVVGDGDIIKNSINPLNGQIESIEFDRFRGQSLSNLEFIMNSLDYLMDDEGLIMARNKKVTLRPLDSFKIREEKSLWQWLNVGLPVLLTMLLGSLFIYMRKKRFER, from the coding sequence ATGCGTAAGTGGGAAGACCTATTATCTTTTTCAGCAGTCTTACTTTTCTTTATTTTTATAAATATTCATGCTGATAAGTTATTTTTTAGAATAGATCTTACAGAAGAGAAAAGGTTTAGTATAAATCCGGCTACTGAACGTTTACTCGAAGAACTTCCATCTGAAGTAACTGTTGATGTCTATTTAGATGGTCCATTAAATGCAGAATTTGAGCATTTAAAATTAGCTATTCAAGAAACATTAGATGAATTTAAAGTGAGATCTAATGGGAAATTAGAGTATCGTTTTATTGATCCAAATGACTTTTCTGATCCTCGTCAGAAACAACAATTTCAACGTTCTATAATTGAGAAGGGAATTCCTCAAACTACTTTGTTTGATGTGTCAGCTAATGGAGAACAAACACAAAGATTGATATTTCCTGGTGCTTTAATTTCTTATAAAGGAAAGCAAAAAGGTGTATTATTACTTAAAGGAAATAAAGCAAAGTCTGCACAAGAACAAATAAACCAATCAATTGAAGGTGTAGAGTATGAATTAGCTAGCGTAATTCAAGATATGGTGCAATCTAAATCAAAGAGACTAGCAATTGTACAAGGTCATGATGAATTAGCACCTCAAGAAATTGTTGAGTTTTCTAAGGCTGCAAATAATAAATATTTAGTTTCATGGGTAGAAGATTTGTCACTTCTAAAAAACTTTGATGCGATATTAGTTGCTCAACCCAAAAAGAAATTTAGCAACAGAGATAAATATCATATTGATCAATATTTAATTGAAGGAGGTAATGCTTTGTTTTTAATGGATAAAGTGCAAATGAATACCGATTCCATTCCATTAGGGGGGACTTATGCCTTTGGTTATGACTTGAATATTGATGATTTTCTGTTTAGAATAGGCATACGTTCAAACATAAATTTAATTCAAGATCAACAAGCGGGTTTATTGGAATTAGTAACTGGAAACTTTGGAGATAAAGCAAATATCAAAAAACTACCTTGGCCATATTATATCTACTTAAATTCATTTTCAGAACATCCTATCGTTCGTAATATGGATGTTGTATATGGTAAGTTTGTAAGCTCACTTGATACAATTAAGTCTCCCGGAATGGAGAAAACTCCTTTGTTGTTTACATCAAATTATTCAAGAATTAGAAAAATGCCAAACCTTGTTTCTTTAGACGAAATCAAGGAGGTAAATAAAAAAGAGTTATTTAATTCTCCTCATCTTGCTGTAGCTTATTTGTTAGAAGGCAAATTTAAATCTTTATATGCAAATAGATTTCCACCTAAAGGGATAAATCCTTCAACACAAATTAAATCTTCAACAGAAAAATCAAAAATTATTGTTGTAGGGGATGGTGATATCATTAAGAATAGTATTAACCCATTAAATGGGCAAATTGAATCAATAGAATTTGATAGGTTTAGAGGGCAATCATTATCTAATTTAGAATTTATAATGAACTCTTTAGATTACTTAATGGATGATGAAGGTTTAATAATGGCTAGAAATAAAAAAGTAACCCTAAGACCATTAGATTCATTTAAAATTAGAGAAGAAAAATCGTTATGGCAATGGCTTAATGTGGGTTTGCCTGTGCTTTTAACAATGTTACTTGGTAGCTTATTTATTTATATGAGGAAAAAGAGATTTGAAAGGTAG
- a CDS encoding glycosyltransferase family 61 protein, which produces MIVRYKEYNSTRKQAKNLKKSDDLLFKDANTVTVKASHIVYVKNATIFLDLIVSNNSFKKYQPYCQINKISLKKKMLKNLFFLKKSNTISKGVWCIDNWSYGYFHWFTDVLPRLIVANEVDDSYPILLPNSLRKFSFVEESLAIINQKAIFYDSTINNKVEDLMVTSHTAHTGNYNKHIIEKVRDLFTTNLDHSKKPDRHIFISREKAPRRKIINEIEVQEVLLKNDIEIHYFEDYSLEKQIQIMHEAKTLIGLHGAGLTNMLFMRKGGNVLEFRNHTDSKNNCYFSLASELDINYYYQLTKGNSENTYDTNVFIDLKQLQEVLNLIN; this is translated from the coding sequence TTGATTGTTAGGTATAAAGAGTACAACAGTACACGTAAGCAAGCAAAAAATTTAAAAAAATCTGACGATTTACTTTTTAAAGATGCCAATACTGTAACAGTTAAGGCTTCTCATATTGTATATGTAAAAAATGCGACCATATTTTTAGATCTTATTGTTAGCAACAATTCATTTAAAAAGTATCAACCCTACTGTCAAATCAATAAAATTTCTTTAAAAAAGAAGATGCTAAAAAACTTATTCTTTTTAAAGAAATCAAATACAATTTCTAAAGGAGTTTGGTGCATTGATAATTGGAGTTATGGTTATTTCCATTGGTTTACAGATGTTCTTCCAAGATTAATTGTTGCCAATGAAGTGGACGACTCCTACCCTATATTATTACCCAATTCTTTGCGTAAATTTTCTTTTGTAGAAGAGTCTTTAGCCATAATAAATCAAAAAGCTATTTTTTATGATTCTACAATTAATAACAAAGTTGAAGATTTAATGGTAACTAGCCATACGGCACATACTGGAAATTATAATAAACACATTATTGAAAAGGTAAGAGACCTCTTCACTACTAATTTAGATCATAGTAAAAAACCAGATAGACATATATTTATTAGTAGAGAAAAAGCACCCAGAAGAAAAATAATTAATGAAATTGAAGTACAAGAAGTTTTACTAAAGAACGATATTGAAATACACTATTTTGAAGATTACTCTCTAGAAAAACAAATTCAAATTATGCACGAAGCAAAAACTTTGATTGGACTTCACGGTGCTGGCCTTACAAATATGTTATTTATGCGTAAAGGAGGAAATGTTCTAGAATTTAGAAATCACACAGACAGTAAAAATAATTGCTATTTTTCTTTAGCTTCAGAACTTGATATAAATTATTATTATCAACTTACAAAAGGTAATTCTGAAAATACCTACGACACCAATGTTTTTATAGATTTAAAACAATTACAAGAGGTCCTAAATCTAATTAATTAG
- a CDS encoding class I SAM-dependent methyltransferase, translating to MKLVQSLLLKVPFFNYLLHLNYLINKGYLYKLGWTKSLKSFSVINNKKEPIPWFTYSCIHFLSTRKLSNLNVFEFGSGNSTLWFQKRVNKIYSLEHNKDWFNKIKNQFNSNVTFIYKEIDNGYSQEINNHSLQFDLIIIDGRNRVECCKNTLNKISPNGVIIWDNSDRIKYNEGYNLLTENGYKRLDFYGLAPSVCDSSLTSIFYKKDNCLGI from the coding sequence ATGAAATTAGTTCAATCTTTACTCTTAAAAGTTCCCTTTTTCAATTATCTACTTCATTTAAATTACTTAATCAATAAAGGTTATTTATATAAATTAGGTTGGACGAAAAGTTTAAAATCGTTTTCAGTAATTAATAATAAAAAAGAACCAATACCATGGTTTACGTATAGCTGTATTCATTTTCTATCAACACGAAAATTATCTAATCTTAATGTGTTTGAATTTGGAAGTGGAAATTCAACTTTATGGTTTCAAAAAAGAGTAAATAAAATTTATTCTTTAGAGCATAATAAAGATTGGTTCAATAAAATAAAAAATCAATTCAATTCTAATGTGACTTTTATATACAAAGAAATTGACAATGGCTATTCTCAAGAAATTAATAACCATTCGTTACAATTTGATCTAATTATAATTGATGGTAGGAATCGAGTTGAATGTTGTAAAAACACCTTGAATAAAATTTCACCAAATGGAGTGATCATTTGGGACAACTCTGACAGAATAAAATATAACGAAGGATATAATCTTCTAACAGAAAATGGTTATAAAAGATTAGATTTTTATGGTTTAGCTCCTTCTGTTTGTGACTCGTCTTTAACTTCTATTTTTTATAAAAAAGATAATTGTTTGGGTATATAA